A stretch of the Vigna radiata var. radiata cultivar VC1973A chromosome 7, Vradiata_ver6, whole genome shotgun sequence genome encodes the following:
- the LOC106765911 gene encoding cytochrome P450 90B1 isoform X1, with the protein MRREESRKNQTGYSMSDSHLTFCFLSSILALIVITFIFTKRKKPTLNLPPGHTGWPLLGETIGYLRTYQARTLGEFMEKHIARSNLFGEPAIVSADAGLNRFIMQNEGKLFEASYPKSLGGVLGKWSMLVIVGDMHRDMRNISLNFLSYSRVRNHLFKDIDYHARRVIFSWKHNSTLSAQKEARRFTFNLMAKQIMSLDPGKPETEQLETEYVSFMKGVVSLVPLNLPGTAYRKALKARSTILKFIEAKMEERAKRVQKGEAVEEENDLLNWVVTHTNLSNEQILDLILSLLFGGHETSSVAIALAIYFLPGCPRAMQQLREEHVEIVTSKKKTGEVELTWNDYKKMEFTHCVLNETLRLGNVVRYLHRKAIKDVRYKGYDIPRGWKVLPVISAAHFDPQHFDQPHQFNPWRWQGSNGKADNNFMPFGGGSRYCAGSELAKVEMAVFIHHLILNYDWELLEGDEPFVYPYVDFPKGLPIKVQATSSI; encoded by the exons atgagaagagaagaaagtagAAAGAATCAGACAGGCTACTCCATGTCAGACTCACATCTGActttctgttttctttcttccatcCTTGCTCTTATAGTCATCACCTTCATTTTCACCAAAAGAAAGAAACCAACCCTTAATCTTCCCCCTGGCCATACGGGGTGGCCCCTCCTTGGGGAAACCATAGGGTATTTGAGGACTTACCAAGCTCGTACACTGGGAGAGTTTATGGAGAAGCACATAGCAAG GTCAAACTTGTTTGGGGAGCCAGCCATAGTGTCAGCAGATGCAGGGCTGAATAGGTTCATAATGCAGAACGAAGGGAAGTTGTTCGAGGCTAGTTATCCTAAGAGCCTCGGTGGAGTACTTGGAAAATGGTCTATGTTGGTCATAGTAGGAGACATGCACAGAGACATGAGGAACATATCACTCAACTTTCTCAGCTATTCCAGGGTCCGAAATCATCTTTTCAAAGACATCGATTACCATGCCCGTCGTGTTATTTTCTCCTGGAAACATAATTCTACATTATCAGCTCAAAAAGAAGCAAGAAGG TTCACCTTCAATTTAATGGCGAAACAAATCATGAGTTTGGACCCTGGTAAACCGGAGACAGAACAATTGGAGACAGAATACGTCTCTTTCATGAAGGGTGTTGTATCTCTTGTTCCTTTGAATTTGCCCGGAACAGCATACAGAAAGGCATTAAAG GCTAGGTCCACCATTCTGAAGTTCATAGAGGCGAAAATGGAAGAGAGGGCGAAGAGGGTCCAGAAGGGTGAGGCAGTGGAGGAAGAAAATGATCTTCTAAACTGGGTTGTGACTCATACAAACCTTTCAAATGAGCAAATACTTGACTTGATATTGAGCTTGCTCTTTGGCGGCCATGAAACCTCGTCGGTAGCCATAGCTCTAGCTATTTACTTCTTGCCTGGTTGTCCTCGAGCTATGCAACAATTGAGG GAGGAACACGTGGAAATAGTCACTTCGAAGAAGAAGACAGGGGAGGTTGAATTGACTTGGAATGATTACAAAAAAATGGAGTTTACTCACTGT GTTTTGAACGAAACACTTCGACTAGGGAATGTTGTGAGGTATCTTCACAGGAAGGCTATTAAGGATGTTCGGTACAAAG GTTATGACATTCCACGTGGGTGGAAAGTTCTTCCGGTGATTTCAGCTGCACATTTCGATCCTCAACACTTTGACCAACCTCACCAATTCAATCCATGGAGATGGCAG GGGAGTAATGGTAAAGCTGATAATAACTTCATGCCATTTGGAGGAGGATCAAGGTATTGTGCAGGGTCAGAGTTAGCGAAGGTGGAAATGGCGGTGTTCATCCACCATCTGATTCTGAACTACGACTGGGAACTTCTGGAAGGTGATGAACCTTTTGTATACCCTTATGTGGATTTCCCCAAAGGTCTACCCATCAAAGTCCAAGCTACATCATCCATCTAA
- the LOC106765911 gene encoding cytochrome P450 90B1 isoform X2, producing the protein MRREESRKNQTGYSMSDSHLTFCFLSSILALIVITFIFTKRKKPTLNLPPGHTGWPLLGETIGYLRTYQARTLGEFMEKHIARYGNIYRSNLFGEPAIVSADAGLNRFIMQNEGKLFEASYPKSLGGVLGKWSMLVIVGDMHRDMRNISLNFLSYSRVRNHLFKDIDYHARRVIFSWKHNSTLSAQKEARRFTFNLMAKQIMSLDPGKPETEQLETEYVSFMKGVVSLVPLNLPGTAYRKALKARSTILKFIEAKMEERAKRVQKGEAVEEENDLLNWVVTHTNLSNEQILDLILSLLFGGHETSSVAIALAIYFLPGCPRAMQQLREEHVEIVTSKKKTGEVELTWNDYKKMEFTHCVLNETLRLGNVVRYLHRKAIKDVRYKGYDIPRGWKVLPVISAAHFDPQHFDQPHQFNPWRWQGSNGKADNNFMPFGGGSRYCAGSELAKVEMAVFIHHLILNYDWELLEGDEPFVYPYVDFPKGLPIKVQATSSI; encoded by the exons atgagaagagaagaaagtagAAAGAATCAGACAGGCTACTCCATGTCAGACTCACATCTGActttctgttttctttcttccatcCTTGCTCTTATAGTCATCACCTTCATTTTCACCAAAAGAAAGAAACCAACCCTTAATCTTCCCCCTGGCCATACGGGGTGGCCCCTCCTTGGGGAAACCATAGGGTATTTGAGGACTTACCAAGCTCGTACACTGGGAGAGTTTATGGAGAAGCACATAGCAAG GTATGGAAATATTTACAGGTCAAACTTGTTTGGGGAGCCAGCCATAGTGTCAGCAGATGCAGGGCTGAATAGGTTCATAATGCAGAACGAAGGGAAGTTGTTCGAGGCTAGTTATCCTAAGAGCCTCGGTGGAGTACTTGGAAAATGGTCTATGTTGGTCATAGTAGGAGACATGCACAGAGACATGAGGAACATATCACTCAACTTTCTCAGCTATTCCAGGGTCCGAAATCATCTTTTCAAAGACATCGATTACCATGCCCGTCGTGTTATTTTCTCCTGGAAACATAATTCTACATTATCAGCTCAAAAAGAAGCAAGAAGG TTCACCTTCAATTTAATGGCGAAACAAATCATGAGTTTGGACCCTGGTAAACCGGAGACAGAACAATTGGAGACAGAATACGTCTCTTTCATGAAGGGTGTTGTATCTCTTGTTCCTTTGAATTTGCCCGGAACAGCATACAGAAAGGCATTAAAG GCTAGGTCCACCATTCTGAAGTTCATAGAGGCGAAAATGGAAGAGAGGGCGAAGAGGGTCCAGAAGGGTGAGGCAGTGGAGGAAGAAAATGATCTTCTAAACTGGGTTGTGACTCATACAAACCTTTCAAATGAGCAAATACTTGACTTGATATTGAGCTTGCTCTTTGGCGGCCATGAAACCTCGTCGGTAGCCATAGCTCTAGCTATTTACTTCTTGCCTGGTTGTCCTCGAGCTATGCAACAATTGAGG GAGGAACACGTGGAAATAGTCACTTCGAAGAAGAAGACAGGGGAGGTTGAATTGACTTGGAATGATTACAAAAAAATGGAGTTTACTCACTGT GTTTTGAACGAAACACTTCGACTAGGGAATGTTGTGAGGTATCTTCACAGGAAGGCTATTAAGGATGTTCGGTACAAAG GTTATGACATTCCACGTGGGTGGAAAGTTCTTCCGGTGATTTCAGCTGCACATTTCGATCCTCAACACTTTGACCAACCTCACCAATTCAATCCATGGAGATGGCAG GGGAGTAATGGTAAAGCTGATAATAACTTCATGCCATTTGGAGGAGGATCAAGGTATTGTGCAGGGTCAGAGTTAGCGAAGGTGGAAATGGCGGTGTTCATCCACCATCTGATTCTGAACTACGACTGGGAACTTCTGGAAGGTGATGAACCTTTTGTATACCCTTATGTGGATTTCCCCAAAGGTCTACCCATCAAAGTCCAAGCTACATCATCCATCTAA